The DNA region GGGCTCGACGCCACGCTCCCGCGCTCCCGCGTTCGTCAGGAAGAACCGCAGGCAGCACGCCGGGCGCAGCAGCACACGCCACTGCGCCCGCGCACTCTGCTCAGGCGACCGGCCGGGAGCGCAGCCCCTCCAGCAGGATGTCCAGGAGCCGGCTCGAAGCGGCGGCCTGCTGGGCCGCGTCGGGCAGCGAAGGCGCCGCCGTCGCTATCACCAGCAGTACGTCCGCGACCGTCACGTCGCGGCGCAGCTCACCGGCTGCCCGTGCCCGGTCCACCAGGTGGCCGACCACCTCCAACAGCTCTCCGGCTCCCGTGTCGTCGTCCTCGATACCGGTCTCCGCGGCGGAACGCTCCTCGGCCGGCCGGAGGTCGGCCTGGTCCGCGCCCTGCCGCTGCTGAGGCACCCGGACCTCGTCCCGACCGCTGCCCGATGCCGAGCCCGATATGGTCACCGACTCCCCGACCACCGTCGAGCCGTCGCCCTCGGAATCGACGCCGACCCGCAGCACCTGGGGCGGCAGCAGCCGCCCCGCGCCCGAGGCCACGGACGTCCGCAGGAAGCGCGACAGCGCCGACCACGGCTCGTCCTCCTGACCGAGCGCGGTCCGGGCCTGGTCCGTCAGCCGGGAGGTCTCTTCCTCGGCTATCCGCCGGACCAGCACGTCCTTGCTCGGGAAGCGCCGGTACACCGTGCCGACGCCGACTCTGGCGCGACGCGCCACGTCCTCCATCGGAGCCCCGTATCCCAGCTCGCCGAACACCTCGCGCGCGGCTCGCAGGACATGTTCCAGATTGCGCTGTGCGTCCACGCGAAGCGGAGTCGAGCGGCCGTTGGCCCCGGCCGCTCCATTCGCCCCGTTCGCACCGTTGGCTCCGACCGTGCCGACCGAACTCGTCGGCGCCACCGTCCCGACCGTTCCCACCGCTCCGTTTCGTCCTGTTCCGTCGGACGAATGGGACGGAACCGCAGCAGCAGTCTGCCAATGAGAATCCTGAATGTGCATAACTGTTCCCCCGGTAATGACGTCTCCCCCCGGAGACTTCCCGCCGTTTGAGCCGGGGAGTGGATCATGGTCCCCACCCGACACCCCGACGACATACGAACATAGTTGAGCCCGGCTCAATTCAGAAGGGGGTAGTTCCGCACGGAGCGCCCCCCGACCGGCGCAAGGACCGGTTGGTCACTGATTCGGCCCCCGGCCGGCACCCCCACCTCAACCCCTGACCTGCGCAGCTTGCGTATCACCGCCGAGTCCCGCGACAACCGCACATCCAGAACCTCCGGTCACACAATTTGCCGAGGCTGTGGACAAACTCTTGAGCGCGTTGCGTCATGGGGTGGTGATGGCTTCAGATTCCGGGGGAACACCCCCCGGCCCCCCACCGGGTGTGCGCATTCTCGTCATCGGTGGCGGCTACGTCGGGATGTACACAGCGCTGCGTCTCCAGCGCAAGCTGAAGCAGAGACTCAGAAGCGGTGAGGCCGAGATCGTGGTCGTCACCCCCGAGCCTTATATGACGTATCAGCCGTTCCTGCCCGAAGCGGCCGCCGGCTCGATCTCACCGCGCCATGTCGTCGTGCCGCTCCGCCGCGTCCTCGCGCACTGCAAGATCGTGATCGGCGAGGCGCAGTCCATCGACCACGCCAAGCACACGGCCACCGTCACCACCCTCGCCACGGGGGAGGACGGCACCGGCGCGGTCGAGATCCCGTACGACGAACTCGTCCTCGCCCCAGGCTCCGTCTCGCGCACCCTCCCCGTCCCCGGCCTCGCCGACCACGGCATCGGCTTCAAGACCGTCGAGGAGGCCATCGGCCTGCGCAACCACGTCATCGAGCAGATGGACATCGCCTCCGCCACCCGCGACCCCGCCATCCGCGACGCCGCGCTCACCTTCGTCGTCGTCGGCGGCGGATACGCGGGCGTCGAGGCCCTCGCCGAGCTGGAGGACATGGCCCGCTACACCTCGCGGTACTACCACAACATCAAGGCCGAGGACCTGAAGTGGATCCTCGTCGAGGCGTCCGGCCGCATCCTTCCCGAGGTCGGCGAGGAGATGGGCACCTACGCCATCCGTGAGCTGCGCGGCCGCAACATCGACGTACGCCTCGACACCCGGCTGGAGTCCTGCGAGGACCGGATCGCCGTCCTGAGCGACGGTTCCCGGTTCCCGACCCGCACCCTCGTGTGGACCGCGGGCGTCAAACCCGCGCCGGTCCTCGCCGCGACCGACCTGCCGCTCAACGAACGCGGCAGGCTCAGGTGCACGGCGGAACTCGCCGTCGAGGGCGTCGAGCATGCCTGGGCCGCCGGGGACGCCGCGGCCGTACCCGACCTGGCCGCCGCGGAACCGGGCAAGGAGACCGCCCCCAACGCCCAGCACGCGGTGCGCCAGGCCAAGGTCCTCGCCGAGAACATCCTCGCGTCGATCGCCGGAGAGCCCCTCAAGGAGTACCGGCACAGCTACGCGGGCTCCGTCGCCTCGCTCGGCCTCCACAAGGGCGTCGCCCATGTCTACGGCCGTAAGCTCAAGGGCTATCCGGCCTGGCTGATGCACCGTACGTACCACCTCAGCCGTGTCCCGACGTTCAACCGGAAGGCCCGTGTCCTTGCCGAATGGACCCTCGCCGGGCTCTTCAAGCGCGAGATCGTCTCCCTCGGTTCGCTGGAACACCCGCGCGCCGAGTTCGAGCTCGCCGCAGGCGGCAGACGCCCCGGGCCGAACGGACCGCCGAACCCGCACACCCCTCCGGGACCCGGCAACTCGCCGGGGCCGGGTGTCCCCTCCGGGCCCGACGGCCCGCCGGGGAACGGCGGCTGACGAGCCGTCGACCCGCCCATGCGCCCGCCCGGGGGCGGGCCGTACCGACGACTGTCAGTACGGTCCGCCACACTGGACGTGTGACCATAGGTGGGCCCACATCTGCACAGAGTGACCCGGCCGGCAGTGACCGACAGCGAGCAGGCCGCAAGAGCGGACCAGACCGACACACGAGGCCAGAAATTCCGTGAACTTCACGCGCTGGAGCGCCCGCCTACCCGGAACGCAGCGCCGCGCCGCCGCACGGGACGACCGCAGTTCCGTGCCCCCGGCCCGCGCCGAGTACGCACAGCCCGAGACCGGGCCCCGCCCGCCGGACGGCGAC from Streptomyces sp. NBC_01591 includes:
- a CDS encoding NAD(P)/FAD-dependent oxidoreductase → MASDSGGTPPGPPPGVRILVIGGGYVGMYTALRLQRKLKQRLRSGEAEIVVVTPEPYMTYQPFLPEAAAGSISPRHVVVPLRRVLAHCKIVIGEAQSIDHAKHTATVTTLATGEDGTGAVEIPYDELVLAPGSVSRTLPVPGLADHGIGFKTVEEAIGLRNHVIEQMDIASATRDPAIRDAALTFVVVGGGYAGVEALAELEDMARYTSRYYHNIKAEDLKWILVEASGRILPEVGEEMGTYAIRELRGRNIDVRLDTRLESCEDRIAVLSDGSRFPTRTLVWTAGVKPAPVLAATDLPLNERGRLRCTAELAVEGVEHAWAAGDAAAVPDLAAAEPGKETAPNAQHAVRQAKVLAENILASIAGEPLKEYRHSYAGSVASLGLHKGVAHVYGRKLKGYPAWLMHRTYHLSRVPTFNRKARVLAEWTLAGLFKREIVSLGSLEHPRAEFELAAGGRRPGPNGPPNPHTPPGPGNSPGPGVPSGPDGPPGNGG
- a CDS encoding TetR/AcrR family transcriptional regulator translates to MHIQDSHWQTAAAVPSHSSDGTGRNGAVGTVGTVAPTSSVGTVGANGANGANGAAGANGRSTPLRVDAQRNLEHVLRAAREVFGELGYGAPMEDVARRARVGVGTVYRRFPSKDVLVRRIAEEETSRLTDQARTALGQEDEPWSALSRFLRTSVASGAGRLLPPQVLRVGVDSEGDGSTVVGESVTISGSASGSGRDEVRVPQQRQGADQADLRPAEERSAAETGIEDDDTGAGELLEVVGHLVDRARAAGELRRDVTVADVLLVIATAAPSLPDAAQQAAASSRLLDILLEGLRSRPVA